A part of Thermococcus sp. SY098 genomic DNA contains:
- a CDS encoding sodium/proline symporter: MNAGILIGFLAYLVLLAYIGWWANRFTKTEDQYFVGGRKVHILAAALSDKASDFSGWLMLGYPGSAFKAGLGAFWAAIGCLFGTLADYVLIGPRLRIYAGKFRAITVPDYLEARLKDDTKLIRILGAAIILVFMTAYVAAQFAAGGKALAQAFDISVNTGILITVIILTAYVITGGFFAVVWTDVVQALFMLLTLIIVPILALAKIGGLEKATQYMEPAKLHPFGGAVGFAALIFAIGYASWIVGYLGQPHIVTRYMSVEDPRKLRRPGIFISGIWTIIVLWGAFFAGFLGYAMVKAGILQVSDPERVIPAMAVELMPSWLAGFVIAGIISAIMSTADSQLLVASSAVTRDLYHKVLGKELGKKQIVNIGRIVVLGVAIFALYGALTGSKFIYGMVATAWGGLAVGFGPILTLSLWWKRVTKEAGIIGMAYGLISEVILESKIYGWAFNPNAPGFFGTLGSIFNGVPVFFINFFVTLFIIIIISLLTKPPEDVVKLHEQIFKKVPVQEGGKKVMEARAKSQIENVAEFIKARGFA, from the coding sequence ATGAACGCTGGCATACTGATTGGTTTCCTGGCATACTTAGTCCTTTTGGCATACATCGGCTGGTGGGCAAACAGGTTCACAAAAACCGAAGATCAGTATTTCGTTGGTGGAAGAAAAGTCCACATTCTTGCTGCTGCCCTCAGTGATAAAGCAAGCGACTTCTCTGGCTGGCTGATGCTTGGTTATCCGGGGAGTGCATTTAAAGCAGGTTTGGGTGCATTTTGGGCGGCAATTGGATGTCTCTTTGGAACCTTGGCAGACTATGTGCTAATTGGGCCAAGATTGAGAATTTATGCGGGTAAATTCAGGGCAATTACAGTCCCAGACTACTTGGAGGCGAGGCTTAAGGATGATACAAAGCTGATTAGAATCCTTGGTGCTGCGATTATATTGGTCTTCATGACAGCTTATGTAGCAGCACAATTTGCAGCGGGTGGAAAAGCCTTAGCTCAGGCGTTTGATATCAGTGTAAACACTGGTATCTTAATAACTGTGATTATACTGACCGCCTATGTTATTACGGGAGGATTCTTTGCAGTTGTCTGGACAGATGTAGTGCAGGCGCTGTTTATGCTACTGACACTTATTATAGTGCCCATTTTAGCCCTTGCAAAGATTGGCGGGCTTGAAAAGGCAACCCAATACATGGAGCCCGCAAAGCTACATCCCTTCGGAGGTGCTGTTGGGTTTGCTGCATTAATTTTTGCCATTGGTTATGCTTCATGGATCGTTGGATATCTTGGTCAGCCTCACATAGTCACAAGATACATGAGTGTTGAAGATCCAAGGAAGCTTAGGAGACCTGGTATATTCATCAGTGGCATATGGACAATCATCGTCCTCTGGGGTGCATTCTTTGCTGGATTCCTTGGATATGCTATGGTGAAGGCGGGGATTTTACAAGTCAGTGATCCAGAGAGAGTCATTCCTGCAATGGCTGTTGAGCTCATGCCGTCTTGGTTAGCAGGATTTGTCATTGCAGGTATAATTTCAGCAATAATGAGTACTGCTGACTCTCAATTGCTGGTTGCTTCCTCAGCGGTTACGAGAGATCTGTATCACAAAGTTCTTGGAAAGGAGCTTGGGAAGAAGCAGATAGTCAACATTGGTAGAATAGTTGTCTTAGGCGTTGCAATCTTTGCTCTCTATGGAGCATTAACGGGAAGTAAGTTCATCTATGGCATGGTTGCGACTGCATGGGGCGGTTTGGCTGTTGGATTTGGCCCAATATTAACCCTGAGTCTATGGTGGAAGAGGGTTACAAAAGAGGCTGGAATTATAGGAATGGCATACGGTTTAATCTCTGAGGTCATTCTTGAGTCAAAGATTTACGGATGGGCATTCAATCCAAATGCCCCGGGATTCTTTGGGACCCTTGGATCGATCTTCAATGGCGTTCCAGTGTTCTTCATAAACTTCTTTGTCACACTGTTTATAATAATCATTATCAGCCTGCTAACGAAGCCACCAGAAGACGTTGTTAAGCTTCATGAGCAGATTTTCAAGAAGGTTCCAGTGCAAGAAGGCGGCAAGAAAGTCATGGAGGCGAGGGCAAAGAGCCAAATTGAAAATGTCGCAGAGTTTATCAAAGCCAGAGGGTTTGCTTGA
- a CDS encoding GTP-binding protein, producing MPTNVTAEYLAAEEEYRNAKTIAEKIKALEKMYATVPKHKGTEKLRLQIKRRLAELRKELEKQQAQRKGGGYSFSVKKEGAAQIVLAGLPNVGKSSLLRRLTGVDTDVADYPFTTVEPIPGMMKHNDVQIQLVEVPGLVEGASLGKGMGTQLLAVIRNADAIAIVIDLSQDPIRQMEIILKEFERAGIKINKRRPRIEIKKMPYGGIVINGQENIKGDIEEVMKMLREEKIHSAEITVKEPVTLEEFADALDESLVWRRAIIIANKGDAPGSRENYEKLVREYGNRFKIVPVSAKKGINIDAVKDALYELAGIIRVFTKSPGEEPAYPPIALRKGATVLDVAKRIHKDFAKKFKYARVWGKSVKFPGQRVGADHVLEDGDIVEIHAR from the coding sequence ATGCCGACCAACGTTACAGCAGAGTATCTTGCGGCAGAAGAGGAATATAGGAATGCAAAAACAATCGCAGAAAAAATCAAAGCACTTGAAAAAATGTATGCAACTGTTCCAAAGCATAAAGGAACAGAAAAGCTCAGACTCCAAATAAAGCGAAGATTAGCAGAGCTTAGGAAGGAGCTTGAAAAGCAACAAGCTCAGAGAAAGGGAGGAGGTTATTCTTTCAGTGTCAAAAAAGAAGGTGCAGCCCAAATAGTTCTCGCTGGTCTGCCGAATGTAGGTAAATCTTCTCTTTTAAGGCGGCTTACTGGGGTAGATACAGATGTTGCCGATTACCCATTCACCACTGTTGAGCCGATTCCTGGAATGATGAAACATAATGACGTTCAAATCCAGCTGGTTGAAGTTCCTGGTTTAGTTGAAGGTGCGTCATTGGGAAAAGGTATGGGAACTCAGCTTTTGGCCGTGATTAGGAATGCTGATGCAATTGCTATTGTCATTGATCTCTCTCAGGACCCCATCAGACAGATGGAGATAATTCTAAAAGAGTTTGAAAGAGCAGGGATTAAAATCAACAAGAGAAGGCCTAGGATTGAGATCAAGAAGATGCCATATGGAGGAATTGTAATTAACGGGCAGGAGAACATTAAAGGTGATATCGAAGAAGTCATGAAAATGCTCCGGGAAGAGAAAATTCACTCGGCTGAGATAACAGTTAAAGAACCGGTAACGCTTGAAGAGTTTGCTGACGCTTTGGATGAGAGCTTAGTATGGAGGAGAGCAATAATTATTGCAAATAAGGGAGATGCCCCCGGAAGCAGAGAAAACTATGAAAAATTGGTTAGAGAATATGGAAATCGCTTTAAAATAGTTCCCGTTTCGGCAAAGAAGGGAATAAACATTGATGCAGTTAAGGATGCTCTTTATGAGCTGGCTGGTATAATTAGGGTTTTCACAAAATCTCCGGGAGAAGAACCGGCTTATCCTCCAATTGCTCTTAGGAAAGGTGCAACTGTTTTGGATGTTGCAAAGAGAATCCACAAGGATTTTGCCAAGAAATTCAAATATGCAAGGGTATGGGGTAAGAGTGTGAAATTCCCGGGACAAAGGGTCGGAGCTGACCATGTATTAGAGGATGGGGATATAGTTGAGATTCATGCACGGTGA
- a CDS encoding Lrp/AsnC family transcriptional regulator codes for MRATLDDTDKKILGILQKNSRTPLREISKAVGLAESTIYERIKKLKENGVIKKFTVILDPEALGFTMLSFILIKAKAGKYAYVAKELVKYPEIVEIYETTGDYDMIVKIRTRGSEELNEFLDKIGEIDGVEATHTMVVLKVHKETTELPL; via the coding sequence GTGAGGGCTACTCTTGATGATACTGACAAAAAAATTTTGGGAATACTTCAGAAGAACAGCCGAACTCCCCTGAGAGAAATATCCAAAGCAGTTGGTCTGGCTGAATCGACGATTTACGAAAGGATAAAGAAGCTTAAAGAAAATGGCGTGATCAAAAAGTTTACTGTAATTCTTGACCCCGAGGCACTTGGATTCACAATGCTGTCGTTTATCCTAATTAAAGCAAAAGCTGGAAAATACGCTTATGTTGCCAAAGAACTCGTCAAATACCCTGAAATTGTGGAAATCTATGAGACTACCGGGGACTATGATATGATAGTTAAAATTAGAACAAGAGGAAGTGAAGAGCTTAATGAGTTCCTTGACAAAATTGGAGAGATTGATGGCGTTGAGGCAACACACACAATGGTAGTTCTGAAGGTACATAAAGAAACTACGGAACTTCCCCTCTAA
- the pfpI gene encoding deglycase PfpI → MKVLFLSADDFEDIELIYPLHRIKEEGHEVTIASNKKDYITGKHGYKVKVDLTFDEVDPDEFDALVLPGGKAPERVRINEKAVAIARKMFNDRKPVATICHGPQILISAGVLKGRKGTCVITIRDDLINAGAEFIDKEVVVDGNWVSSRHPGDLYAWMREFVKLLK, encoded by the coding sequence ATGAAAGTGCTGTTTCTGAGTGCGGATGACTTTGAGGATATTGAGCTAATTTACCCCCTTCACCGCATAAAGGAAGAAGGGCATGAAGTGACTATAGCAAGCAACAAGAAAGATTATATAACCGGGAAACATGGATACAAGGTTAAGGTTGATTTAACTTTTGATGAAGTCGATCCAGATGAGTTTGATGCCCTTGTTCTACCGGGAGGAAAAGCGCCGGAGAGAGTAAGGATCAATGAAAAGGCTGTGGCAATAGCAAGGAAGATGTTCAACGATAGAAAACCAGTGGCAACAATCTGTCATGGGCCTCAAATTCTGATATCAGCGGGAGTTCTAAAAGGAAGAAAAGGAACATGTGTAATAACAATTAGAGATGATCTTATTAACGCTGGAGCGGAGTTCATAGACAAAGAAGTTGTAGTCGATGGAAACTGGGTAAGCTCAAGACATCCCGGCGATTTATATGCCTGGATGAGAGAGTTTGTTAAGCTGTTAAAGTGA
- a CDS encoding PspC domain-containing protein, with product MEKKRLYRSKDEKIFLGVLGGIAKYLDVDPTLVRIIYVILLFLAPVTAILMYFALALIMPEEPEEEISLDKLPEKAEKIAKEIDETLTQAFSSKKPAPTVKDHSNEKLLAIILIILGGVLILRKIAPFMWYLQGDVLLAVLLLLFGIYLLIRG from the coding sequence ATGGAAAAGAAAAGGCTTTATCGTTCAAAGGATGAGAAAATATTTTTGGGAGTTTTAGGAGGGATAGCAAAGTACCTTGATGTTGATCCTACACTTGTGAGGATAATCTATGTCATCCTGCTCTTTTTGGCCCCTGTAACGGCGATACTGATGTATTTCGCCTTGGCCCTCATAATGCCGGAAGAGCCTGAGGAAGAGATATCCCTTGATAAGCTTCCTGAAAAAGCGGAAAAAATTGCAAAAGAGATTGATGAAACACTGACACAAGCATTTAGCTCTAAAAAGCCAGCCCCAACGGTTAAAGATCACAGCAATGAAAAGCTCCTCGCAATAATTTTAATTATTCTTGGTGGAGTTCTGATTTTAAGAAAGATAGCCCCCTTCATGTGGTATCTTCAGGGGGATGTTCTCTTAGCAGTCCTGCTGCTCCTATTTGGAATATACTTGCTGATTAGGGGGTGA